A genomic region of Cannabis sativa cultivar Pink pepper isolate KNU-18-1 chromosome 1, ASM2916894v1, whole genome shotgun sequence contains the following coding sequences:
- the LOC115705110 gene encoding LOB domain-containing protein 12-like encodes MGGNSPCASCKLLRRRCAKDCIFAPYFPSEDPHKFAIVHKVFGASNVSKMLQELPFDQRADAVSSLVYEANARMRDPVYGCVGAISYLQNQVSELQMQLALAQAEILCIQMQHDQATIVDSGGTVGRGSASPVEMDPCYFGYYDKSCFSGQNNSNDTTLMMMSPPDHHHQYHNFSSSTSSIAIHDSLKRESLFGNDMVS; translated from the exons ATGGGTGGGAATTCACCCTGCGCTTCATGCAAATTGCTGAGACGTCGTTGCGCCAAAGACTGTATCTTCGCCCCATACTTTCCCTCTGAAGATCCCCACAAATTTGCCATTGTGCACAAGGTCTTTGGTGCAAGCAATGTCAGCAAAATGTTACAG gAGCTTCCATTTGATCAAAGAGCTGATGCAGTGAGTAGTTTAGTGTATGAAGCAAATGCAAGAATGAGAGATCCAGTTTACGGGTGCGTTGGGGCCATATCGTACCTACAAAACCAAGTTTCGGAGCTGCAAATGCAACTGGCCTTGGCCCAGGCCGAGATTCTGTGCATTCAGATGCAGCATGATCAGGCAACCATAGTTGATAGTGGCGGCACCGTTGGCAGGGGGTCGGCTTCACCGGTAGAGATGGACCCATGTTACTTTGGCTACTACGATAAATCCTGTTTTTCGGGTCAAAATAATAGCAATGATACTACTCTCATGATGATGAGCCCAcctgatcatcatcatcaatatcACAATTTCTCCTCTTCCACCTCCAGTATTGCAATTCATGACTCTCTTAAGCGAGAGTCTCTTTTTGGAAATGACATGGTttcttaa